The Cervus elaphus chromosome 22, mCerEla1.1, whole genome shotgun sequence genome has a window encoding:
- the LOC122680761 gene encoding apolipoprotein L6-like isoform X1 — protein MDKRSMDLMPQNLLGGQAGKACKTGVGLQRDADDILPGDDVKPQDSDLSAEERIFLEEFPNLKGELEVDIWKLQALADRIDTTNKTLTKTSVVASSITVVSGAMSILGLVLAPATAGGSLVLSAAGRVLGTAGEVISILTNVLERFHSQEAQAQVGSLMPSSGQKARQAGVDYIMAAGKVIQNCRNAIEGVQKSIRAFQITKSHPRLATAAKRLLTTGQVSAQRSRQVQRAFEGTTLVMKTKARLLGSAMAGFSLSVDLASLLKDWKQLKEGARTELAAELRARARELERQLTQLTQRYEILQQTNLLQEKKPMSSSSEGTMGTVPLPPVRRGEAGSQVGLPFSVLPLLHLGSNCQRSSWRFAQKRMSLEPAQPDLHEEGAPLSSSPGTSAWSSSGPQNLY, from the exons ATGGACAAAAGGAGCATGGATTTGATGCCACAGAACCTGCTGGGCGGGCAGGCAGGGAAAGCCTGCAAGACTGGTGTCGGTTTGCAAAG GGATGCGGATGACATTCTTCCGGGTGACGATGTGAAGCCGCAAGATAGTGACCTGTCAGctgaagaaagaatatttttggaagagtttcccAACCTGAAAGGGGAGCTGGAAGTGGACATCTGGAAGCTCCAGGCCCTTGCAGACCGAATTGacacaacaaacaaaacactcaCCAAGACCAGTGTGGTGGCCAGTTCCATCACCGTGGTCTCCGGAGCCATGAGCATACTGGGCTTAGTCCTTGCTCCGGCGACAGCAGGGGGAAGCCTGGTGCTCTCCGCTGCAGGTAGAGTTTTGGGGACAGCAGGGGAGGTCATCAGTATCTTGACCAACGTTTTGGAACGTTTTCACAGTCAAGAAGCCCAAGCTCAGGTGGGTAGCCTAATGCCCTCCAGTGGCCAAAAGGCCAGGCAAGCTGGGGTAGACTACATCATGGCCGCTGGAAAGGTGATTCAGAATTGTAGAAACGCCATCGAGGGTGTTCAGAAGAGCATCCGTGCCTTTCAGATCACCAAGTCTCACCCACGCCTGGCCACTGCTGCCAAGCGCCTCCTGACCACTGGCCAGGTCTCAGCCCAAAGGAGCAGGCAGGTGCAAAGGGCCTTTGAAGGTACCACGCTGGTGATGAAAACCAAGGCTCGCTTGCTGGGCAGTGCGATGGCTGGCTTTTCCCTCAGCGTGGACTTGGCCTCCCTCCTTAAGGACTGGAAGCAGCTGAAGGAGGGAGCCAGAACAGAGCTTGCAGCAGAGCTAAGGGCCCGGGCTCGGGAGCTGGAAAGGCAGCTGACACAACTCACCCAGCGCTACGAGATCCTGCAGCAGACG aaccTCTTGCAAGAAAAAAAGCCTATGAGCTCCTCTTCAGAGGGAACCATGGGGACCGTGCCTCTGCCACCAGTCAGGCGTGGGGAAGCCGGATCCCAG GTCGGGTTgcccttctctgtccttcccctcctccacctgGGCAGTAATTGCCAGAGAAGTTCCTGGAGGTTTGCACAAAAAAGGATGTCACTGGAACCTGCTCAACCAGATTTGCATGAGGAAGGGGCCCCTCTGTCCTCCTCACCAGGCACAAGCGCTTGGAGCTCCTCAGGACCTCAGAACCT atactga
- the LOC122680761 gene encoding apolipoprotein L6-like isoform X2 — protein sequence MDKRSMDLMPQNLLGGQAGKACKTGVGLQRDADDILPGDDVKPQDSDLSAEERIFLEEFPNLKGELEVDIWKLQALADRIDTTNKTLTKTSVVASSITVVSGAMSILGLVLAPATAGGSLVLSAAGRVLGTAGEVISILTNVLERFHSQEAQAQVGSLMPSSGQKARQAGVDYIMAAGKVIQNCRNAIEGVQKSIRAFQITKSHPRLATAAKRLLTTGQVSAQRSRQVQRAFEGTTLVMKTKARLLGSAMAGFSLSVDLASLLKDWKQLKEGARTELAAELRARARELERQLTQLTQRYEILQQTNLLQEKKPMSSSSEGTMGTVPLPPVRRGEAGSQLLF from the exons ATGGACAAAAGGAGCATGGATTTGATGCCACAGAACCTGCTGGGCGGGCAGGCAGGGAAAGCCTGCAAGACTGGTGTCGGTTTGCAAAG GGATGCGGATGACATTCTTCCGGGTGACGATGTGAAGCCGCAAGATAGTGACCTGTCAGctgaagaaagaatatttttggaagagtttcccAACCTGAAAGGGGAGCTGGAAGTGGACATCTGGAAGCTCCAGGCCCTTGCAGACCGAATTGacacaacaaacaaaacactcaCCAAGACCAGTGTGGTGGCCAGTTCCATCACCGTGGTCTCCGGAGCCATGAGCATACTGGGCTTAGTCCTTGCTCCGGCGACAGCAGGGGGAAGCCTGGTGCTCTCCGCTGCAGGTAGAGTTTTGGGGACAGCAGGGGAGGTCATCAGTATCTTGACCAACGTTTTGGAACGTTTTCACAGTCAAGAAGCCCAAGCTCAGGTGGGTAGCCTAATGCCCTCCAGTGGCCAAAAGGCCAGGCAAGCTGGGGTAGACTACATCATGGCCGCTGGAAAGGTGATTCAGAATTGTAGAAACGCCATCGAGGGTGTTCAGAAGAGCATCCGTGCCTTTCAGATCACCAAGTCTCACCCACGCCTGGCCACTGCTGCCAAGCGCCTCCTGACCACTGGCCAGGTCTCAGCCCAAAGGAGCAGGCAGGTGCAAAGGGCCTTTGAAGGTACCACGCTGGTGATGAAAACCAAGGCTCGCTTGCTGGGCAGTGCGATGGCTGGCTTTTCCCTCAGCGTGGACTTGGCCTCCCTCCTTAAGGACTGGAAGCAGCTGAAGGAGGGAGCCAGAACAGAGCTTGCAGCAGAGCTAAGGGCCCGGGCTCGGGAGCTGGAAAGGCAGCTGACACAACTCACCCAGCGCTACGAGATCCTGCAGCAGACG aaccTCTTGCAAGAAAAAAAGCCTATGAGCTCCTCTTCAGAGGGAACCATGGGGACCGTGCCTCTGCCACCAGTCAGGCGTGGGGAAGCCGGATCCCAG CTGCTATTTTAG